The genomic window TAAATTTCCAAGGATGGTTCAGTGTAAGGGTTGTAAGTAGGCTTGAAACGTAAACCAGTAACACCCATCTTGGCGAAGAAATCTTCCATGAATTGAATTAAGTCACCTAGTGTTATATTGTAATCGGCCAAAACACCTTCAACTTGATGGAATTCGGCCAAATGTGTAGCATCAACCGCTTCGTTACGGAAAACACGATCTATCGAAAATAATCTGGTTGGTTTTGGATCCTTGGCTAACTTATGGAGCATAGCAGCAGAGATGGCAGTGGTATGTGTTCTCAAAACAAGTTTTTGacactcttcttctttccagtTGTAACGGTAACCAATAGAATCGAATTTACCAGTTTCGTGAACAGCCTTGATGTTATTAATGTATTCTCTGTCGTCTGGCATTCCACTCTTGATAGGATCCTTTAAATAAAATGTGTCTTGTAAATCACGAGCAGGATGTTGTTGTGGCACGAACAAAGTGTCGAAGTTCCAGAAACCAGTTTCAACGTATTGGTTGGATGGCATTTCAGTGAAACCCATagagaaaaagatttgTCTGAATTCCTCTCTGACCTTGTTCAATGGATGTAGAGCACCAGATTGAGGGTCGATACCTTGGGAGTTGAAGTTAAATTCCTTAAACTTCAAGTCCTTGTAGGAACCAGTAGCAACCATTTCGGAAGTGATATCGGTTTCCAACTTGGCCAACTCAGTGGAGAAGTCCTTACCTTTGACAACTTTGAAAGTGGTTTCCTTTCTTGGGGTAATcaattttctcttcttcaagtcatTGATATCCTTATCGCTAATTCCGGCTAGatcgttcttcttgatcttctcTAGTTGTTCCTTGGTTTGGTCCTTGACTTGAGCGACGTCGCTGACCTTGTCGCTGACCTTTAGTTCGTTTTCTGGTGTCTTGACAATCCATCCGTTCTTAAAGGCTCTGGCTTGGCCAACCTTCCCATCGGCACCCATATGCGTGGAAACATCCTTAATCTTAAGTTGACCAAACTTATCAATCAATTGCAAAAGTTTCACCTCGTGAGAACCATTTGCAACAAtatcttctgcttctttcgTCAAAGTGTAAAAGATGGTGTCCTGCTTCGAAAAATCGATTTTATCATGAGACTTCAATGAGTTCAAGTAAGAAGCCATAGTCTGGGAATCGATATCTGGGTAAACCTCAGATGTAGAATCGATTTGTCCCAACTTGTCGACTTTTTGAAGTATTTCCAATTGAATATCAGACATTTTTTATGGATTCTATAACAAGATCTTCGGATTGGCTTTGTTCGTTGCTTCAAACCTGATGTATCGGAAAAGGGTACCTCTAAAGAGTAATAAAAACTGTTCTTGTACCTATTAATTTGCCTGACCGCTTGTCCCTTAACAGAAAAAAGTTCAGTTGTCTTGTTTTTGGCTTTCCTGATCCTGTCTTCTCCACCTATATCCTAAAACCAAATCAAAtcctctctttctttgtacGTCAAATCTCTCAACATTTCAATTCatctacttttttttcaattcacttactcatttttcaattttctgtcaaaaaaaaaaagactttcttctgttgttacatcaagaaatttttcttcaagagtAATAAGGGCCTGAAGGCCGGGTGACGGTATTAGTGGTTGGCACGTGATACATATACGCATATACTATATACTGTATACTGTATACTATAGCAGCGTTCCCTTTGATTCATCTAGGGTTATCTGGTTTTTATTTAGGAGTGGGTTTGAGTCCGAGCAAAGGTCTAGCCTCGTACATGCTTCTAGCAGTATTTCCTTGAGCAAGAACCACTTTTTCTCCAGCTGGATGGCTTCTGAATAGTCCGATTTGAGCTTTTCGTTCAGCTCTGTTAGCCATTTCTTGTGCTCGAGAAGCGTTGGTTCGTCCAGATTTGTGTAGTCTGATTCCTCTATATCGTCGTCTGCCTTTTGCCATATGCTTATAAACTCTTCGTGCATTTTGTTGAGGGAGTCTTTGTAGTGAACCAGTTTGAGCCTGTTTATATCTTCGATCTCTTCTCCCTGGGCTAGCTGGCCCGGGATATGGCGAATGACCTCGTAGTTGATTTTGAGGGAGTCATCAATGGCAACTATGTGTCTTTTGTTGCCTGATTTGCGGTCGTCGTCGGCCGACATGTGTAAAGGAGCCACTTTGTAGCGGGCCACGGCCCTTTTGCTCCATTCTAACGGTACGTTCTGGAGTTCTTCTGCAGACGGTTTGTTCTTGGGTATTTCTTCTGAGGTCATGGTATTCTTGTGGTATGCCTCCTGGTATGGACTTCTGGCGGTGTGTTGGGTATTTTAGTTTGCAATTACAAGAGAGTCACACAAGACACCTTTAGCAgctgttttgtttttggccTGTTGATTTATTTCATGAACAATGCGTAAAGAATTTGAATGCGAAAGTATATATGGTGAGTAGGGTTTAGAGCTTGTGGTCCAGCAAGTAGTGGGTTGTGTGGAAGGGAGGCAGAGGGGGCGGTAGGTGCGCAGCCCAGGGCAAGTGGGAGAATGTGAAAGCGGCCGTTAAAACCATTATTACTGGTCTTGCTGGTGTAGTTTGTGACTATACCACGTGACCTTAATATGTGCATTGTCACAGGGAAAAGAAATGTGAAAAGACatgaataatgaaaaagCCAAAAATT from Kluyveromyces marxianus DMKU3-1042 DNA, complete genome, chromosome 6 includes these protein-coding regions:
- the IES3 gene encoding Ies3p, whose product is MTSEEIPKNKPSAEELQNVPLEWSKRAVARYKVAPLHMSADDDRKSGNKRHIVAIDDSLKINYEVIRHIPGQLAQGEEIEDINRLKLVHYKDSLNKMHEEFISIWQKADDDIEESDYTNLDEPTLLEHKKWLTELNEKLKSDYSEAIQLEKKWFLLKEILLEACTRLDLCSDSNPLLNKNQITLDESKGTLL
- the FRS2 gene encoding phenylalanine--tRNA ligase subunit alpha — translated: MSDIQLEILQKVDKLGQIDSTSEVYPDIDSQTMASYLNSLKSHDKIDFSKQDTIFYTLTKEAEDIVANGSHEVKLLQLIDKFGQLKIKDVSTHMGADGKVGQARAFKNGWIVKTPENELKVSDKVSDVAQVKDQTKEQLEKIKKNDLAGISDKDINDLKKRKLITPRKETTFKVVKGKDFSTELAKLETDITSEMVATGSYKDLKFKEFNFNSQGIDPQSGALHPLNKVREEFRQIFFSMGFTEMPSNQYVETGFWNFDTLFVPQQHPARDLQDTFYLKDPIKSGMPDDREYINNIKAVHETGKFDSIGYRYNWKEEECQKLVLRTHTTAISAAMLHKLAKDPKPTRLFSIDRVFRNEAVDATHLAEFHQVEGVLADYNITLGDLIQFMEDFFAKMGVTGLRFKPTYNPYTEPSLEIYSWHEGLGKWVEIGNSGMFRPEMLESMGLPKDMRVLGWGLSLERPTMIKYKVQNIRELLGHKVSLDFIESNPAARLDEDLYE